Proteins from one Terriglobus sp. RCC_193 genomic window:
- the cmk gene encoding (d)CMP kinase, with product MTSAPQNETRRGLIVAIDGPAGAGKSTVAAHLARTFGLLNLETGAMYRALALKALRNKIPVTDGEAVLALTTNTTITLEPGAGGNRVLLDGEDVTAILRNPEVTQAASQVSVHGPVRVWMVNAQRTLGLGAATGVVMEGRDIGTVVFPDADVKIFLDASVEARGDRRFAQQPAAESKENLLNEMRDRDRRDRERTESPLRPAEDAIVLDTTGMTLDQVLERAAAIVANVPRR from the coding sequence ATGACCTCCGCTCCTCAGAACGAAACGCGTCGCGGCCTGATCGTGGCCATTGACGGCCCCGCAGGCGCAGGCAAAAGCACCGTCGCCGCGCATCTGGCGCGCACCTTTGGCCTGCTCAATCTGGAAACCGGCGCCATGTATCGCGCCCTGGCTCTCAAGGCTCTGCGTAACAAAATACCCGTAACCGACGGCGAAGCCGTCCTCGCGCTCACCACCAACACCACCATCACGCTTGAACCCGGCGCTGGCGGCAACCGCGTTCTGCTGGACGGGGAAGACGTCACCGCGATACTGCGCAATCCCGAGGTGACACAGGCAGCCTCGCAGGTCTCTGTACACGGCCCGGTCCGCGTGTGGATGGTCAACGCGCAGCGCACCCTTGGCCTTGGCGCCGCAACAGGCGTCGTCATGGAAGGCCGGGACATTGGCACCGTCGTCTTCCCCGATGCCGATGTGAAGATCTTCCTCGACGCCAGCGTGGAAGCGCGCGGCGATCGCCGCTTCGCCCAGCAGCCCGCCGCCGAGTCAAAAGAAAACCTCCTCAACGAAATGCGCGACCGCGACAGGCGCGACCGCGAACGCACGGAGAGTCCTCTGCGCCCCGCGGAAGACGCCATCGTTCTGGATACCACCGGCATGACGCTGGATCAGGTTCTGGAACGCGCCGCGGCCATCGTGGCAAACGTCCCTCGCCGTTAG
- a CDS encoding cold shock domain-containing protein has product MAQYKGTVKWFNNAKGYGFLGRDDGGADVFVHYSAIQLDGYKSLKEGDPVEFDVIQGSKGPQADAVILTAA; this is encoded by the coding sequence GTGGCACAGTACAAGGGCACAGTGAAGTGGTTCAACAATGCAAAGGGCTATGGCTTTCTGGGACGCGATGATGGCGGCGCGGATGTGTTCGTGCACTATAGCGCGATCCAGTTGGATGGCTACAAGAGCCTGAAGGAAGGCGACCCGGTGGAGTTCGATGTGATTCAGGGCTCCAAAGGACCGCAGGCCGACGCAGTTATTCTGACGGCGGCCTAA
- a CDS encoding citrate synthase, with amino-acid sequence MSQAVAPRGLEGIVATTSGICWIDGEAGVLSYRGIDIHELAAKSTFEETTYLLWFGTLPTAAELEDFRQKLAATRTLPASVVTFLKTLPKEASVMEVLRTTVSLLSIGDPDDTDSSHEANVRKSFRLTSQIPMVVAYFDRIRKGKAVVEADTTLSHAGNFLYMLTGEKPITEAEKAFDVALILHADHELNASTFAARVIAATLSDVHSAITGAIGALKGPLHGGANEAVMKLLYEIDAAGADPVEYVKDLLANKVKVSGFGHRVYKTEDPRATHLRRMSKDLGTAAGNAKWYEMSEKIEGYVRGEKKLNANVDFYSASTYTTLGIDMDLFTPIFAVSRISGWAAHVIEQHDNNRLIRPRAEYTGPAYPAPYIPVGQRS; translated from the coding sequence ATGTCGCAGGCAGTTGCCCCACGCGGGCTTGAAGGGATTGTTGCTACGACCTCCGGTATCTGCTGGATTGATGGTGAGGCGGGCGTCCTTTCCTATCGCGGCATCGATATTCACGAGCTCGCCGCCAAGTCCACTTTTGAAGAAACCACGTACCTGCTTTGGTTTGGCACACTGCCCACCGCCGCGGAACTGGAAGACTTCAGGCAGAAGCTCGCAGCCACGCGCACCCTTCCGGCCAGCGTGGTCACTTTCCTGAAGACGTTGCCCAAAGAAGCCAGCGTGATGGAAGTGCTCCGCACCACCGTCAGCCTGCTCAGCATCGGCGACCCGGACGACACCGACTCCAGCCACGAAGCCAACGTCCGCAAGAGCTTCCGCCTCACCTCACAGATTCCCATGGTCGTGGCGTACTTCGATCGCATCCGCAAGGGCAAGGCCGTGGTCGAAGCTGACACCACGCTCAGCCACGCGGGCAACTTCCTTTACATGCTGACCGGCGAAAAGCCCATCACGGAAGCCGAGAAGGCCTTTGACGTTGCGCTGATCCTGCACGCCGACCACGAACTCAACGCCTCCACCTTCGCCGCACGCGTCATCGCCGCCACACTCAGCGATGTGCACTCCGCCATTACCGGCGCCATTGGCGCGCTGAAGGGACCACTGCACGGCGGCGCCAACGAAGCCGTGATGAAGCTGCTTTACGAGATCGATGCCGCAGGAGCAGACCCCGTGGAATACGTGAAGGACCTGCTGGCGAACAAGGTGAAGGTTTCCGGCTTCGGCCATCGTGTCTACAAGACGGAAGACCCCCGCGCCACGCATCTGCGCCGCATGTCAAAGGACCTTGGCACCGCCGCAGGCAATGCCAAGTGGTACGAGATGAGCGAAAAGATTGAAGGCTACGTGCGCGGCGAAAAGAAGCTCAACGCGAACGTCGACTTCTACTCCGCCTCCACCTACACCACGCTCGGCATCGACATGGATCTGTTCACGCCCATCTTCGCGGTAAGCCGCATCTCCGGCTGGGCAGCACACGTCATCGAGCAGCATGACAACAATCGACTGATCCGTCCCCGCGCGGAATATACCGGCCCGGCCTATCCCGCGCCTTACATTCCCGTGGGACAGCGCTCGTAA
- a CDS encoding NUDIX hydrolase gives MLDAAFDTLIAMAKRTATTAPAKKKPTQPASSKAKKGVVASAEMPKLPVKAPRLPKGKAQILSSKQAYKGKVFSVYTEKVREPNGVEAIRDVVRHSGSVVVLAVDESTNPADPLVVIERQFRHAADQYLLELPAGRVEPGEKTLAAAKRELIEETGYRAKKWTKLVRYYASPGFVAEWMEIYLATGIVAGTAEPEDDEKIEVRLLPLSELVRMCAAGEIHDGKTIVGALSYAQRLRDLSGK, from the coding sequence GTGTTGGATGCAGCTTTTGATACGTTGATTGCTATGGCCAAGCGTACCGCAACTACCGCCCCCGCAAAGAAGAAACCCACCCAGCCAGCCAGCTCCAAAGCAAAGAAGGGCGTGGTGGCCTCCGCAGAGATGCCGAAGCTTCCTGTTAAGGCGCCCCGCCTGCCCAAAGGCAAGGCGCAAATCCTGTCCTCAAAACAGGCGTACAAGGGCAAGGTCTTCAGCGTGTACACGGAAAAAGTACGCGAGCCCAACGGCGTGGAAGCCATCCGCGATGTCGTTCGCCACTCCGGTTCGGTCGTTGTGTTAGCGGTGGATGAAAGCACCAACCCCGCCGATCCTCTCGTTGTTATCGAGCGTCAGTTCCGCCACGCCGCCGACCAGTATTTGTTGGAACTTCCTGCCGGACGCGTGGAACCCGGCGAAAAAACGCTCGCAGCCGCCAAGCGTGAACTCATTGAAGAAACTGGCTACCGCGCAAAGAAATGGACGAAGCTCGTCCGCTACTACGCCAGCCCCGGCTTCGTGGCGGAGTGGATGGAAATCTATCTCGCCACCGGGATCGTCGCTGGAACCGCAGAGCCGGAGGATGATGAAAAGATTGAAGTTCGCCTTCTGCCGCTCTCGGAACTGGTACGGATGTGCGCCGCAGGCGAGATTCACGATGGCAAAACCATCGTCGGCGCACTTAGCTATGCACAGCGGCTGCGCGATCTTTCCGGCAAGTAA
- a CDS encoding cold-shock protein, which produces MEQGTVKWFNDAKGFGFVSRENGEDVFVHYSAIQSNGFKSLQEGQAVQFNVVKGPKGWQASDVTPL; this is translated from the coding sequence ATGGAACAGGGCACAGTGAAGTGGTTCAACGACGCAAAGGGATTCGGGTTCGTCAGCCGTGAAAATGGCGAGGACGTCTTCGTACACTACTCGGCAATCCAGTCCAATGGCTTTAAGAGCCTGCAGGAAGGTCAGGCCGTGCAGTTCAACGTGGTGAAGGGACCCAAGGGCTGGCAGGCGTCGGACGTCACGCCGCTCTAA
- a CDS encoding NAD(P)/FAD-dependent oxidoreductase: MRSPDVVIAGAGLIGLSCALELRAAGVAVTVVERGRAGQQASWAAGGMIGASDSTHPHPPELVAMAEHSSNLYRDYLEIIAERGGTRVPFETEWVLEQAEGWRHHRTTLPALAGSGYRRHAEPSLDPRKLFAALRDAVTRSDITIQEDAPVRGAFQREGGVDVRVKDSVVSCGTFLDCTGAWSPPPVHPAKGQMLRLNAPGAMSARGLGNIVVRTPDIYLIPRLDGTIVIGSTIEDAGFDRTVHDTDIQHLRAEAAALLPALADAPEVERWAGLRPDTPDHLPLIGRTGEHSFVAAGHFRNGILLAPATAQAMSELILGEPAVLDLQAFRPQRFPQYAD, encoded by the coding sequence ATGCGATCCCCCGATGTTGTCATTGCTGGTGCCGGACTGATTGGCCTCTCATGCGCCCTGGAGCTGCGAGCCGCAGGTGTGGCTGTGACCGTGGTGGAGCGTGGCCGCGCCGGACAGCAGGCTTCCTGGGCTGCGGGCGGCATGATTGGCGCCAGCGATTCCACCCATCCCCACCCGCCGGAGCTGGTGGCCATGGCCGAGCACAGCAGCAATCTGTATCGCGATTACCTGGAAATCATTGCGGAGCGCGGCGGCACGCGCGTCCCCTTCGAGACGGAATGGGTGCTGGAACAGGCCGAAGGCTGGCGTCATCATCGCACCACGCTTCCGGCGCTCGCCGGATCGGGCTATCGCCGACACGCGGAACCCAGCCTTGATCCGCGCAAGCTTTTTGCCGCACTGCGTGACGCCGTGACCAGGTCCGACATCACCATCCAGGAAGACGCACCCGTCCGCGGCGCATTTCAGCGTGAAGGCGGCGTCGACGTCCGCGTGAAGGACAGCGTGGTCTCCTGCGGCACGTTTCTCGACTGCACCGGCGCGTGGAGCCCGCCGCCTGTGCATCCCGCCAAAGGCCAGATGCTGCGCTTGAACGCCCCCGGAGCCATGTCCGCGCGTGGCCTCGGCAATATCGTCGTGCGCACGCCCGACATCTACCTGATCCCGCGGCTGGATGGCACCATTGTGATCGGTTCCACGATTGAAGATGCGGGCTTCGACCGCACCGTACACGACACAGATATCCAGCATTTACGCGCCGAAGCAGCGGCTCTGCTGCCTGCCCTGGCCGACGCGCCAGAGGTGGAGCGCTGGGCCGGTCTGCGTCCCGACACACCCGACCATCTCCCCCTGATCGGCCGTACCGGCGAGCATTCTTTCGTCGCTGCCGGACACTTCCGCAACGGCATTCTGCTGGCCCCCGCAACGGCACAAGCCATGTCCGAACTGATCCTCGGCGAGCCTGCTGTCCTTGACCTGCAGGCCTTCCGCCCGCAGCGATTTCCGCAGTATGCCGACTGA
- the bshC gene encoding bacillithiol biosynthesis cysteine-adding enzyme BshC — protein sequence MSFECYPITVLPHLSRLFVDYTELRTAAPDAPVRRFYAASPFDDRWMQGRSVRLQPERHVLVDALTEQAKGFGCSDTTFANLEKLRSGAKSVVTGQQVGLFGGPLLTLIKAATAIRKAQVASQRGVPHVPIFWMATEDHDLDEVNQVAFLAKHGVETLHSTFPQHRQQPVGNLALGPQIEAVLEKAEELLAYAPITELLRSSYTPQDTLASAFGKFIAGVFAEFGLIVIDASTRAFHQMGAPVLRAAIEDADALHAAVVQRNRDLEAAGYAAQVLVHDDSTLLFVMGEDGNRVALKHVVGSTEWKAGSRIYTAEELLAILDTEPERISPNALLRPVFQDAILPTSAYIGGPAEIAYFAQLQPLYDAMLGAPTPILPRLSGTLVPSAIRSVMDQHEVAFRDALTTADALSQRLAARAMPIEGKRKIAGAGNALDAELKEVEQWMGAMDSNLGHSASIAANKMRYQMNRLRRLAANWQLERESFLRKHAEAITLNLFPNGHVQERLLAGAQFLAASTLDLPRMLVENAEQDCPGHRVFDI from the coding sequence ATGAGTTTTGAGTGTTATCCGATCACCGTTCTTCCGCATCTGTCGCGGCTCTTTGTGGACTACACGGAGCTGCGCACGGCTGCGCCGGATGCCCCGGTGCGCCGTTTTTATGCGGCTAGCCCGTTCGACGACCGCTGGATGCAGGGGCGGTCTGTACGTCTGCAACCGGAGCGTCATGTTCTGGTGGATGCGCTGACAGAACAGGCCAAGGGGTTTGGTTGTAGTGACACAACGTTTGCGAATCTGGAAAAACTTCGTAGTGGTGCAAAGTCCGTCGTCACCGGCCAGCAGGTAGGCCTGTTTGGTGGGCCGCTGCTGACGCTGATCAAGGCCGCCACAGCGATTCGCAAGGCACAGGTGGCCAGCCAGCGCGGCGTACCGCATGTGCCCATTTTCTGGATGGCCACGGAAGACCATGACCTGGATGAAGTGAACCAGGTTGCGTTCCTGGCAAAGCATGGCGTGGAGACCTTGCACTCCACTTTCCCGCAGCATCGTCAGCAGCCGGTGGGCAATCTGGCACTGGGTCCTCAGATTGAGGCCGTGCTGGAGAAGGCCGAAGAACTGCTTGCCTATGCGCCCATCACTGAACTTCTGCGCAGCAGCTATACGCCGCAGGACACGCTGGCTTCCGCGTTTGGCAAATTCATTGCTGGTGTCTTCGCGGAGTTTGGGCTGATTGTGATTGATGCCAGCACGCGCGCGTTCCACCAGATGGGTGCGCCGGTGCTGCGTGCGGCAATTGAAGATGCGGATGCGCTTCATGCGGCTGTTGTGCAGCGGAACCGTGACCTGGAAGCAGCGGGATATGCCGCGCAGGTGCTGGTGCATGACGACAGTACGCTGCTGTTTGTCATGGGCGAAGATGGCAACCGTGTTGCCCTGAAGCATGTTGTGGGAAGCACTGAGTGGAAAGCCGGTTCGCGCATTTATACCGCGGAAGAGCTGCTGGCGATTCTGGATACTGAACCGGAACGCATCAGCCCGAATGCGTTGCTGCGGCCGGTGTTTCAGGATGCGATTCTGCCCACGTCGGCTTACATTGGCGGCCCCGCGGAGATTGCATATTTTGCGCAGTTACAGCCGCTCTATGACGCCATGCTGGGTGCGCCGACGCCAATTCTCCCCCGCCTTTCCGGAACACTGGTTCCGTCGGCGATTCGCAGTGTGATGGACCAGCATGAGGTTGCGTTTCGTGATGCGTTGACCACCGCCGATGCGCTCTCGCAGCGACTGGCAGCGCGGGCCATGCCGATTGAAGGCAAGCGCAAAATTGCTGGCGCAGGCAATGCTCTGGATGCGGAATTGAAGGAAGTGGAGCAGTGGATGGGTGCGATGGACAGCAACCTGGGCCACAGCGCTTCGATTGCGGCGAACAAGATGCGTTACCAGATGAACCGGTTGCGGCGGCTGGCTGCGAACTGGCAACTGGAACGCGAGAGCTTCCTGCGCAAACATGCTGAGGCGATCACGCTGAACCTGTTTCCGAATGGGCATGTGCAGGAACGTCTGCTGGCTGGCGCGCAATTTCTGGCCGCGAGCACGCTGGACCTGCCGAGGATGCTGGTGGAGAATGCGGAGCAGGATTGTCCGGGCCATCGTGTGTTCGATATCTGA
- a CDS encoding glycoside hydrolase family 28 protein yields the protein MLRGLLPLVLLASASLHAATLRVNDFGAKGDGAADDTKAIQRALDKAAGHNDTVTFAPGMYRTGSIFVKNNTHLEIPKGVTLTGIQSLSAYPLMPTRVAGIEMTWPAALVNVYRQQHVQISGEGTIDGDGSYWWKSYWDLRATYEPKGLRWASDYDAKRPRLIQVFDSSDVKLGGGLQLHRSGFWTVHICYSHDVTVDGVTIRNNIGGKGPSTDGIDIDSSHDILVQHADIDVNDDALCLKAGRDSDGLRVNRPTYNVVIRDSVIRSGAAAVTFGSETSGGFRNVEAYNLTAEKNVSNGVLIKSARVRGGFGENLRVHDLHLDGVKTPIKVTLNWNPSYSYATLPKDADPKTVPPYWIPLTTPVPPEKGLPHFHDVHIWNIDAKNATTAIDMSAYPNATLDNFVIDHVTIAAKSAGSIANTRNLKLSEIQLQIEDGSVLKFTDNTGLQGQDKVRYGVALKP from the coding sequence TTGCTTCGCGGCCTGTTGCCGCTGGTATTGCTTGCATCTGCTTCGCTGCATGCGGCTACGCTGCGTGTAAATGATTTTGGCGCTAAGGGTGACGGCGCTGCGGATGATACGAAGGCCATTCAACGCGCGCTGGATAAGGCCGCTGGGCACAACGATACGGTGACGTTTGCGCCGGGCATGTATCGCACGGGTTCCATCTTCGTGAAGAACAACACGCACCTTGAGATCCCCAAAGGCGTTACGTTAACTGGCATCCAATCGCTGAGTGCGTATCCGCTGATGCCTACGCGTGTGGCGGGCATTGAGATGACGTGGCCTGCGGCGCTGGTGAATGTGTACCGGCAGCAGCATGTGCAGATCAGCGGCGAAGGCACGATTGACGGCGACGGCAGCTACTGGTGGAAGAGCTACTGGGATCTGCGTGCCACGTATGAGCCGAAGGGGCTGCGCTGGGCAAGCGATTACGATGCGAAACGGCCTCGTTTGATCCAGGTGTTTGATTCGTCGGATGTGAAGCTGGGCGGTGGGTTGCAACTGCATCGGTCAGGCTTCTGGACAGTGCATATCTGCTACTCGCACGATGTCACGGTGGATGGTGTGACCATCCGCAACAACATTGGCGGCAAGGGGCCTTCGACGGATGGCATTGATATCGACAGCTCGCATGACATCCTGGTGCAACATGCGGACATTGATGTAAATGACGATGCGCTGTGTTTGAAGGCAGGGCGCGACAGCGATGGTCTGCGGGTGAATCGACCCACCTATAACGTTGTGATTCGCGATTCAGTGATTCGTTCTGGCGCGGCTGCAGTGACGTTTGGCAGCGAAACCTCTGGCGGATTTCGCAATGTGGAAGCGTACAACCTGACCGCGGAGAAGAATGTAAGCAACGGTGTGCTCATCAAGAGTGCGCGTGTCCGCGGCGGCTTCGGTGAGAACTTGCGCGTGCATGATCTTCATCTTGACGGTGTGAAAACACCGATCAAGGTAACGCTGAACTGGAACCCTTCGTACAGCTATGCCACGTTGCCAAAGGATGCCGATCCGAAGACGGTGCCGCCGTACTGGATTCCGCTGACAACGCCAGTGCCGCCGGAGAAGGGATTACCGCACTTCCACGACGTTCATATCTGGAATATCGATGCGAAGAATGCGACCACTGCGATCGATATGTCCGCGTATCCGAATGCAACGCTGGATAACTTCGTGATCGATCATGTAACGATTGCAGCGAAATCTGCGGGGAGCATTGCGAATACGCGGAATCTGAAGCTGAGCGAGATTCAGTTGCAGATTGAGGA
- the polX gene encoding DNA polymerase/3'-5' exonuclease PolX — protein sequence MDNITMARLLEETAALLEIDAADPFRVRSYRRAAEAVEQQTTPLVTLVDDPKQLLAIGGIGKGMASNIVDMVRTGSMPLRDELLKKYKASMLELLRLPGMGPKTVALMWSALEISNIDELETAAKAGHLAKLPRFGQKQVDKLLKGIEDAKKNSGRFRIDNAAEIAETISKLIREFPGMETITPAGSLRRGKESVGDLDLLVTGPACEPDVVSAAVEHVASLPLIDTLIARGQNKVSFTLRNQLQVDVRLLPRASYGAALQYFTGSKMHNVLLRQKALKRGYTLSEYALARMNPQEGESAIVAAATEEEIYAALGMQWIPPELRENCGELEMAEASTLPQLITLDDIRGDVHMHTVATDGSFTIREMAEGALLRGLKYIAITDHSKNLAMTNGLDDARARDHIRAIHAVDAEMKGRIRVFAGIEVDILQDGSLDLEDETLAQMDVVIGSIHSAFNLPAEEQTERLLRAVENPHLHILGHPTGRKVLKRDPYPFDMDKVLRRCAELGVAVEHNAAPARADLSDLNLRKAKSLGCRISVNTDAHSLEDMDKMRFGITQLRRAWLTKDDVLNTLDADAFLKALRSRP from the coding sequence ATGGACAACATCACCATGGCGCGCCTGCTGGAAGAAACAGCGGCGCTGCTGGAGATTGACGCAGCCGATCCCTTCCGCGTACGCAGCTATCGGCGCGCAGCGGAAGCAGTGGAACAGCAGACCACCCCTCTCGTCACCCTCGTTGACGATCCCAAGCAATTGCTTGCCATCGGCGGCATCGGCAAAGGCATGGCCTCGAACATTGTGGACATGGTCCGCACCGGTTCCATGCCACTGCGCGATGAGCTGCTGAAGAAATACAAGGCATCCATGCTGGAGCTTCTCCGACTCCCCGGCATGGGGCCGAAGACGGTTGCGCTTATGTGGAGCGCACTCGAAATCTCCAACATCGATGAGCTGGAAACTGCCGCCAAAGCTGGCCATCTGGCAAAGCTGCCACGCTTCGGACAGAAGCAGGTGGATAAGCTGCTCAAAGGCATTGAAGACGCGAAGAAAAACAGCGGACGCTTCCGCATCGACAACGCAGCAGAGATCGCTGAAACCATCAGCAAACTCATCCGTGAATTTCCCGGCATGGAAACTATCACACCTGCAGGTTCGTTGCGACGCGGCAAGGAATCCGTCGGCGACCTTGATCTTCTCGTCACCGGCCCCGCATGTGAACCGGATGTGGTCAGCGCAGCCGTAGAGCATGTCGCATCACTCCCGCTGATCGACACGCTTATCGCCCGAGGTCAGAACAAGGTAAGCTTCACGCTGCGCAATCAACTGCAGGTAGATGTACGGTTGTTACCGCGCGCAAGCTACGGAGCGGCGCTGCAATACTTCACCGGCTCCAAGATGCACAACGTACTGTTGCGCCAGAAAGCACTGAAGCGTGGCTATACATTGAGCGAATACGCGTTGGCTCGCATGAATCCGCAGGAAGGTGAAAGCGCCATCGTCGCAGCCGCCACCGAGGAAGAGATTTACGCAGCACTCGGTATGCAGTGGATTCCGCCGGAGCTGCGTGAAAACTGTGGCGAGCTGGAAATGGCCGAAGCCAGCACGCTGCCGCAGCTCATCACGCTGGATGACATTCGTGGCGACGTACACATGCACACCGTCGCCACCGATGGCAGCTTCACCATCCGCGAGATGGCAGAAGGCGCGCTGCTGCGTGGATTGAAGTACATCGCCATCACGGACCATTCGAAAAACCTCGCCATGACCAATGGCCTGGACGACGCACGCGCACGCGATCACATCCGCGCCATCCATGCGGTGGATGCAGAGATGAAAGGCCGCATCCGCGTCTTCGCCGGCATTGAGGTGGACATCCTGCAGGACGGCTCGCTCGACCTGGAAGACGAAACGCTGGCGCAGATGGATGTCGTCATCGGCAGCATCCACTCTGCCTTCAATCTTCCGGCAGAAGAACAAACGGAACGTCTTCTGCGTGCGGTTGAAAATCCTCATCTGCACATCCTCGGCCATCCTACCGGCCGCAAGGTACTCAAGCGCGATCCGTATCCATTCGACATGGACAAGGTACTGCGCCGGTGCGCTGAACTAGGCGTTGCCGTGGAGCACAATGCAGCACCCGCGCGTGCCGACCTCAGTGACCTCAACCTGCGCAAAGCCAAATCACTGGGCTGCAGGATCAGCGTGAACACCGACGCGCACTCACTGGAAGACATGGACAAGATGCGCTTCGGCATCACGCAGCTTCGTCGCGCATGGCTCACAAAGGATGACGTTTTGAACACACTCGACGCCGATGCGTTTCTCAAAGCGCTTCGTAGTCGTCCTTGA
- a CDS encoding energy transducer TonB, translated as MGLLMFEMSIVESSGALRSNSGRFVWITATFNAMIVGAMILVPLLYPEALPRTSLMSVVTAPPPPPHATPVQQATPQRTVKSVAVMNVFTAPTAIPHTIDRGHDDAPPTTGINVGMSIVGATDGAGLGPVGALGVAPPPPVATVTKPKVTAPVLISSGVIAGNRLSGNNPVYPAIAKAAGVSGAVVLRAIISKNGEMQRLTVISGPEMLRSSAVAAVQTWRYRPYLLNGEPTDVETTITVNFSLGG; from the coding sequence ATGGGACTGCTTATGTTCGAGATGTCGATCGTCGAATCGTCAGGCGCGCTGAGGTCAAACTCCGGCCGCTTTGTGTGGATCACCGCTACGTTCAACGCAATGATTGTCGGTGCGATGATCCTGGTTCCACTGCTGTATCCAGAGGCGTTGCCGCGGACCTCGTTGATGTCCGTGGTGACGGCTCCTCCTCCACCTCCCCATGCCACTCCCGTGCAACAAGCCACACCGCAACGGACTGTGAAGTCTGTGGCTGTGATGAATGTATTCACGGCTCCAACTGCTATTCCACACACGATTGATCGCGGGCATGATGATGCGCCGCCCACGACAGGGATAAATGTGGGCATGTCCATTGTTGGAGCTACGGATGGCGCTGGACTTGGTCCCGTAGGAGCCCTGGGAGTGGCTCCTCCTCCGCCAGTGGCGACTGTGACAAAGCCGAAGGTGACTGCTCCTGTGCTCATCTCCAGCGGCGTGATCGCAGGCAACAGGCTTTCCGGAAACAATCCTGTCTATCCAGCGATTGCAAAGGCTGCGGGTGTATCGGGTGCGGTGGTGTTGCGTGCCATCATCTCGAAGAACGGAGAGATGCAGCGGCTGACCGTAATCTCCGGCCCGGAGATGCTTCGCAGCAGTGCGGTGGCTGCGGTGCAGACGTGGCGGTATCGGCCTTACCTGTTGAATGGCGAACCCACGGATGTGGAGACAACCATTACCGTGAATTTCTCGCTCGGCGGATGA